The nucleotide sequence ATCTTGGCGGAAATTGCCTACGAAGCCCGACGCACTGAGGACTTCGCAGAGGATCGCTGGCCAGTCGAGGTGTAAGCTAATTGCCCGAATGGGTCTTTGAGGCGAGCTGCCCCTCGGCCCGAGCCTCAGCCCTGTTTGCGAATTCTCGCGGTCTCCCCCGATGCTACATCGGGGGAGACTTTTGCTCTTAGCTATCTCAGCATTGCCCCGGCCTCCAGATCGCTAGGCCAATCCGACTAACTTTTCACTCAACTCCCACAGGCGTTTGCCTTTGTTGGCATCCAGAGCTTCGTCTGAAACCTCCTGCACGAAGACTTCGCGATCTTCTTGCTGGCGGTTGCCCCAACTGTAATAGGCTCCAGACTGCTTGCAGGCGGGATCGGCCACCACCATCGCAAGGCGATCGCCTGCCAGCTCCTGCGACACGTATCCCCCCGTAATATTTTTTTGGAACCAGGGGAAGATGGCGCGAAATAAGGCAAAGTGATTGCGGAATAAGGGCGTATCGGCCACACAACCGGGATAAAAGGAGCTAAACACAATCCCAGTCTTGTAGTGGTAGCGGCGATGCAGTTCCCGCATTGTTAGCACGTTACACAGCTTGCTATCTTTGTACGCCTTGCCGGACTTAAACTTTTCTCCGTCGATCGTAGAGATGGGAGCCTTGAATCCCTGCTCGAATCCTTTTAAATCCCCCAAATTGGGGGGAGCGGGAATCGGAATTTGACCTCCTAATTCTTTCGGATTGGCCGTGACGGTGCCGACAATGACTAGCCTCGGCTGCTCGATCTGCGATTGCTTCAAGTCCTCCAGCATCAGGTTACACAGGAGAAAATGCCCCAAGTGGTTGGTGGCAACGCTCAACTCGTAACCGTCTTCGCTGCGCAGGGGTTCCTTCTCTAGGGGAAAGTAAACCGCTGCATTGCAGACTAGTGCATCCAGAGGCAGACCGCTGTTGTGGAAAGTGTCAACAAACTGTCGAACACTCTTTAAAGAAGCTAAGTCGAGATGCATAACCTCATAGCTCTCTTTGGCCATGCCCATTGACTGAGCAGCCCGTTCTGCCTTTTCTAAATTGCGGCAGGCCATCACCACGTACCAACCCCGCTCTGCAAGCGCGCGCGCGCCCTGCAAGCCGACCCCCGAAGAGGCTCCCGTAATGACGACCGTTGATTTCTGCTGTCGATCCATTGCTACTTAAAACTTTATTCATCGTTAATGCTCTTCAGGATCGCATAACTATTGGCGAGAACGCTGCTACGACATAAACCTTAAGCAGCCCTTTCCAAGACGGTTGCCGTCAATCGATCGCACTAGCTTTGGGGCGACGAATTATCTCTGGAGATCGCTCCAGCCGCGAGGATGCGGCGGGGCAAGCGGGCTGATAAGCCACAAAGAACTTCGTAGGGGATCGTTCCCAGTGCCTCAGCCCATCGCCGAGCGTCCCACTCCCCACCCAATAAATCCACCACGTCTCCCACTCGCACGTCGGCCTCAGACGGAATGACCCACATGGTTTGATCCATTGTGACATTGCCCACCTGCTGCAACCGCTGTCCCCGCACAACCCCTCGCAACTGACCGGACAAACGGCGAGGGACGCCATCGGCATAGCCAATCGCCACCGTCGCAATGCGAGTTGGCTGTTCCGTCACATATCGGTGCCCGTAACTCACCCCCGTCCCCGCTGGCACCTGCTTGAGATGCACCACCCGCGCCTTCAAACTCAAAACGGGACGGAGTTGAACGCGATCGTCCACAAACTCCGCTGGAGAGACACCATACAAGGCCAGCCCCACCCTCACCCGCTGGTAGTGCCAGTCAGGATTGGCCAAGGTGGCCGCCGAGTTGGCCATGTGCAGGGGCGGAATCGGCAATTTGCGGGCTCTTAACCCCTGAATCACCTGCTCGAAGCGCCGATGCTGCAGGTCGGCGGTCGGGCAATCGGGCTCGTCTGCAGTAGCGAAATGGGAATAGAGGCTGCGAGGAATCAGTAAAGGAGCCTGCACGAGCGATCGCCAATGGTCGGCAGCTTCGCGATAGGCAACCCCCAACCGCGACATGCCCGTATCCACCTTGAGATGCACGGGCACACTGCAGCCCCTTTCAGCAGCCACCCGCTGACACAGCTCAATTTGCTCTGGATCGGTAATCGTCAGCTCTAACTGAGCCTCCATCGCCCCCCGCAGTTCAGCCGCTGTCCGCAATGCCCCCAGCAGTAAGACTGGAGCTGAAATGCCCGCCTGCCGCAGTTCCAACCCCTCGTGCAGCGTGGCTGCACATAACCCCGCCGCCCCCGCCGCGATCGCCGCTTGGGCCACCGGTATGGCCCCATGTCCGTAGGCATTTGCCTTCACCACCGCCCACAACTCAGTCTCTGGCTGCAAAATACCCATCAAGGCTCGAATATTGTGGCGCAGCGCCCCCAAATCGATTTCGACCCAAGCCCGCTGCATAGCAATGGCATCGTCAATCTCAGCTCCTGCCGACACCCAAGTCGGTGGATGGGGTAGGACCGCTAGGGGGCGTATGGAGGGAGACGGCTGCACCATTAGCGCCTGCGCTCCAACTCGTAACGATAGATCGGTAACCCTTTAGCCAGACAGGATTGCTCGCGGAAGCTGGAAATTCCCCAAGGGTTGCAATCGAGGCAGACATGAGGCCCGTGGGTATTTTCGAAGGCAGGATGGTCGGCGAAGCGGGCTTCCATTTCCACAGCTACGGCTTCAATGTCCGATTGCAAAAACACAGTCCCTCCAGGCTGGAGCAGGCAAGCCAATTGGTTCACCAATTGTGGTTGTACGACACGACGCTTGTGGTGGCGACTCTTAAACCACGGGTCGGGAAACTGAATGCTGACGCGCGCCAGATCCTCGGGGGCAAACAGGTGGGGCAGGGTGACGTTGATATTGCAGGCGAGAAAGTGAAGGTTATCTAAGCCCAAATCTTGCACCCAGGCATTGGCTCGTTCCACTAGCGGACGACGAATTTCCACCCCCAGGAAATTCCAATCGGGGTTATATCGAGCTGCAGTCAAAAGAAATCGACCGCTGCCGGTGCCGATATCGAGGTGAAAGGGGCGATCGAGTCTGGCGTAGTCCCGTTCCCAATGGGGCGGTGCGGCGGGGGTTTGGTATTGAATGTTGAGGGGATTGACATGGTTGCGTACCCGCAGGGGCGCGGAGCCTTTGAGGGGCCAGTCGATCGCCGCTGGCCGGTTCGAGCCCAGTGCGGCACTATTGGATGGAGGCGCGATCGCCGATCGCCCCAAGCTTTCAGACATTCCCAAACTCACTCTTTCTCCCACAGTACCCGTCCAGCATAGAAAATGCCGTTCACTTTCTGTATGGTATTTTGAGCGACGTTCCCTCTTTCTGCCTTTGATTCAGCACGTTGTTTCCTGCCATCAACCGGTGAGGCAATCGCTCCTTCCCAATCCCTATGAATTGCTTTGGACAGCCCTCGGACTGCTGCTGACGGTGGCAGG is from Synechococcus sp. PCC 7336 and encodes:
- the alr gene encoding alanine racemase, which produces MVQPSPSIRPLAVLPHPPTWVSAGAEIDDAIAMQRAWVEIDLGALRHNIRALMGILQPETELWAVVKANAYGHGAIPVAQAAIAAGAAGLCAATLHEGLELRQAGISAPVLLLGALRTAAELRGAMEAQLELTITDPEQIELCQRVAAERGCSVPVHLKVDTGMSRLGVAYREAADHWRSLVQAPLLIPRSLYSHFATADEPDCPTADLQHRRFEQVIQGLRARKLPIPPLHMANSAATLANPDWHYQRVRVGLALYGVSPAEFVDDRVQLRPVLSLKARVVHLKQVPAGTGVSYGHRYVTEQPTRIATVAIGYADGVPRRLSGQLRGVVRGQRLQQVGNVTMDQTMWVIPSEADVRVGDVVDLLGGEWDARRWAEALGTIPYEVLCGLSARLPRRILAAGAISRDNSSPQS
- a CDS encoding protochlorophyllide reductase, which translates into the protein MDRQQKSTVVITGASSGVGLQGARALAERGWYVVMACRNLEKAERAAQSMGMAKESYEVMHLDLASLKSVRQFVDTFHNSGLPLDALVCNAAVYFPLEKEPLRSEDGYELSVATNHLGHFLLCNLMLEDLKQSQIEQPRLVIVGTVTANPKELGGQIPIPAPPNLGDLKGFEQGFKAPISTIDGEKFKSGKAYKDSKLCNVLTMRELHRRYHYKTGIVFSSFYPGCVADTPLFRNHFALFRAIFPWFQKNITGGYVSQELAGDRLAMVVADPACKQSGAYYSWGNRQQEDREVFVQEVSDEALDANKGKRLWELSEKLVGLA
- the trmB gene encoding tRNA (guanosine(46)-N7)-methyltransferase TrmB — encoded protein: MSESLGRSAIAPPSNSAALGSNRPAAIDWPLKGSAPLRVRNHVNPLNIQYQTPAAPPHWERDYARLDRPFHLDIGTGSGRFLLTAARYNPDWNFLGVEIRRPLVERANAWVQDLGLDNLHFLACNINVTLPHLFAPEDLARVSIQFPDPWFKSRHHKRRVVQPQLVNQLACLLQPGGTVFLQSDIEAVAVEMEARFADHPAFENTHGPHVCLDCNPWGISSFREQSCLAKGLPIYRYELERRR